CGTCACCGGCTCGTGCTACATGCTGGAAGCCAACGGCACCCGCTTCGCCATCGATTGCGGCATGCACCAGGGCAACTCCGAAATCGAAAAGCGCAACGTCGATACGGACATCTACCGCCCCGGCGACATCGCCTTCTTTCTCGTCACCCACGCGCACATCGACCACACCGGCCTTCTGCCGCGCATGACGCGCGAAGGCTTCAAGGGCGACATCTACTGCACCCCGCCCACGCGCGACCTGATGGACATCATGTTGCAGGATTCCGCGCACATCCAGGAAATGGAAGCAGAGTGGGAAACCCGCAAGCAAAGCCGCTTCGGCAGGCGCAAGCCGGTGGAGCCCCTGTACACCATGGCCGACGCCCAGAACGCCGTGCGCAGGCTGCGCCCCGTGGAATACAACGCCCCGTTCGAACCCGCTCCGGGCATCCGCGTCACCTACAAGGACGCGGGGCACATTCTGGGGTCCGCGTTCCTCGAAATAGAGGTGACGGAAAACGGCACCCCCACGCGGCTGGTGTTTTCCGGCGACCTTGGGCGGCCCAACCAGCTCATCGTCAACGACCCCGACCATCCCGCCCGGCCCGACTACCTGTTCATGGAGTCCACCTACGGCGACCGCGACCACAAGAATTCCGAAAACAGCCGCGCCGAACTGGCGGAAGCCATCGCCTACAGCCACGGCCACGGCGAAAAGGTGATCATTCCCGCCTTTGCGGTGGAACGCACCCAGCAGGTGCTGTACACCCTGCACATGCTGTGGCAGGAGGGCAAGCTGCCCGCCGACATGCCGGTGTACATCGACAGCCCGCTGGCCATCCGCGCCACGGAAATCTTCCGCAAGCACCCGCGCTTCTACGATGACGACCTGAAGGCCGCCTACGCGCGCGGCGAAGATCCGCTGTCCCTGCCCAACCTGCGCTACACCCTGAGCAGCCAGGAATCGCAGGCGCTCAACGGCATGAAGGGTTCGGCGGTGATCATTTCCGCCAGCGGCATGTGCAACGCCGGACGCATCAAGCACCACCTGCGCCACAACCTGTGGCGGCAGGGGGCGTCCATCGTGTTCGTGGGCTATCAGGGCGTGGGCACGCCGGGCCGCAAGATCGTGGACGGGGCCCAGACCCTTCGCCTGTTCAACGAAGACGTGGCGGTGAACGCCAAGGTGTTCACCATCGGCGGCTTTTCGGCCCATGCCGGGCAAAGCCACCTGCTCGACTGGGTGGGGGCCTTCCAGCACAAGGACATGGAAGTGTTTCTGGTGCACGGCGAAGAAAAGGCCCAGGTCACCCTTTCGGAAAAGCTGCACGAGCGCTACGGTCTTACCGTGCACGTGCCCACCTACATGGAAGAGGTGACGCTGAAGCCGGGCCGCACCATGCTGACCGCGCCCGACGAAAGCCGCGCCCACCCGCGGGTGGACTGGGAATTCCTGCTGGGCGACACCGAGGCCAAGGTGGCCATGCTGCGCCAGCGTCTGGCCGGGGTGGAAACCCGCCCCTGGGTGGAACAGGTGGACATCCGCGACCGGGTGGCCGACCTGAACCGGGAGATACTGAGCCTGTTGTCGCAGGTGTAGACTCGAAATTGTCTTTTTGCCCGTTGGCGGGCAGGCTGGCGGGGGCTGGGCACGCACGCTCGACCCCCGCAGCCCGCACGGGCGGATGAACGTCTAGCGGATTCAGGAGTTTCATGCGCATCATCGCAGGTGAATACGGCGGCCGCGTGCTGAAGACGGCCGAAGGGCCGGGCTACCGGCCCGCCATGAGCAGGGTGCGCGAGGCGCTCTTCTCCATGCTGGAATCGCGCGGGGTGGTCTGGCCCGGCCTGCGCGTGCTGGACCTGTTCGC
This genomic window from Nitratidesulfovibrio sp. SRB-5 contains:
- a CDS encoding MBL fold metallo-hydrolase RNA specificity domain-containing protein; the protein is MNIQFLGAAQTVTGSCYMLEANGTRFAIDCGMHQGNSEIEKRNVDTDIYRPGDIAFFLVTHAHIDHTGLLPRMTREGFKGDIYCTPPTRDLMDIMLQDSAHIQEMEAEWETRKQSRFGRRKPVEPLYTMADAQNAVRRLRPVEYNAPFEPAPGIRVTYKDAGHILGSAFLEIEVTENGTPTRLVFSGDLGRPNQLIVNDPDHPARPDYLFMESTYGDRDHKNSENSRAELAEAIAYSHGHGEKVIIPAFAVERTQQVLYTLHMLWQEGKLPADMPVYIDSPLAIRATEIFRKHPRFYDDDLKAAYARGEDPLSLPNLRYTLSSQESQALNGMKGSAVIISASGMCNAGRIKHHLRHNLWRQGASIVFVGYQGVGTPGRKIVDGAQTLRLFNEDVAVNAKVFTIGGFSAHAGQSHLLDWVGAFQHKDMEVFLVHGEEKAQVTLSEKLHERYGLTVHVPTYMEEVTLKPGRTMLTAPDESRAHPRVDWEFLLGDTEAKVAMLRQRLAGVETRPWVEQVDIRDRVADLNREILSLLSQV